Proteins encoded together in one Cellulomonas gilvus ATCC 13127 window:
- a CDS encoding Ig-like domain repeat protein has product MRLSPRSRFTALALAVALTTGTLTTVASAATAASATDTRTDGVVAAGDTWTVTDLGGTYRVVLDLAQPLPIRDDAPTLVVDGAVVGLAQESSSGRRLTVLTDDPAVATASSVRAGWFSQAGTTGATVTDVEPAPEPELLLENAPEGTPDPSVHGDYAYTKSLYSFGNQAIALAGIGGIRGEVEGKVYLPTTGGARPVVLFLHGRHTSCNGPGANPLRWPCGATQTNIPSYAGYDGAAEALASNGYAVISIAANAVNSNDNELALDQGAQARGRLILDTLAIFRDANAGVSTTLHDAQTDTDVTLADAMSGNGALPAAGLDPEIVDITPADLVGRLDFSSIGLMGHSRGGEGVTAAATLNAQLADPFEIASILPLAPVDFGRMTVPSIPSMVLLPYCDGDVSNQQGQHMNDDARYAFDDDVLRSDVWVMGANHNFFNTVWTPGKYPLSVSDDWSGTSTTSARATDSVCGTQGAAVDTSIRLTADEQYDVGTALLAGWFRLTVGGEDEFLPMFDGSNAKVDSTADADIRVSATQPAGSRGDIETFTEPGSSVRTYGTATATLCASLSGRTLPATLPFCSTTLASAQVPHWTPASNGANVPASPMNRMLWTSGTGELRMTIPRTLRDASAWENLSIKVAPDESVAYGQGTDLTLTVVDRVGATFSTPVSALNPNALVRLPQSTQNPTTLGKIVLQQVKLPVADITGVDVTDLREVRLTAAVGIDGLVTGGAYLSDLAFETPAVGTADAQPEVAVGTGFVRVEEGVGPGEALVPVTLSRAAAAPVTAYVTVAGGTTATSKAALAMKKITFAPGQTCTTVPVATYGDVAASASASTAYKISVTNTSGAVMGSSAFAQLVVREDDGTTGSAQPIAPVGEQGDPCVEVAPTAGTLDAGSAPVAPGGTVTVTGSGFRAFESVAFSLDGVSLGSAVSAADGSVSAELVVPAGATLGEQTLTAVAAGTGRTARGTVTVLAPTSTELALAPALPAIGEPVTLTATVTGADTAGEVTFHDGATVLGTSQVVDGVATLTLPGGFAAGEHAVGASFGATGTAAGSTSEVVTFLLVKGASTIALTLDAAATEYGAPVSGSVQVGGSGTDTVTLVYGGTTKQLVLAGGSATFALPATLAPGTYTLAATFDGTAQVAASGTVTAEVTVAQRATVATVSVPGSVTVGGKVSGTVTVSGATAGTAPTGTVTVQVKKGTGAWTTASTVALRGSGTAAFSVTAPATATGLSVRARYAGDGTYAASTSASDAVRVAKKVTTTTVKAPARAKLGAAIPVTVTVRPTASTAGGTVRVYTRQGSGAWALVRTATVGAGGTVTVSVKGKAVGGLDVKAVLSSTGALAASTGTAAITITR; this is encoded by the coding sequence GTGCGACTCTCCCCACGCTCGCGCTTCACGGCCCTGGCACTCGCCGTGGCCCTCACCACCGGAACCCTCACCACCGTCGCCTCGGCAGCCACGGCCGCGAGCGCGACGGACACCCGCACCGACGGCGTGGTCGCCGCGGGCGACACCTGGACCGTCACGGACCTCGGCGGCACGTACCGCGTGGTCCTCGACCTCGCGCAGCCGCTGCCGATCCGTGACGACGCCCCGACGCTCGTCGTCGACGGCGCGGTCGTCGGGCTCGCGCAGGAGTCCTCCTCCGGGCGGCGGCTCACCGTGCTGACCGACGACCCGGCGGTCGCCACCGCGTCCTCGGTGCGGGCGGGCTGGTTCAGCCAGGCCGGCACCACGGGTGCCACGGTCACGGACGTCGAGCCGGCGCCCGAGCCCGAGCTGCTGCTCGAGAACGCGCCCGAGGGCACGCCCGACCCCTCTGTGCACGGCGACTACGCGTACACCAAGTCGCTGTACTCGTTCGGCAACCAGGCCATCGCGCTCGCCGGGATCGGGGGGATCCGCGGCGAGGTCGAGGGCAAGGTCTACCTGCCGACCACGGGCGGTGCGCGCCCGGTGGTGCTGTTCCTGCACGGCCGGCACACGTCGTGCAACGGTCCGGGCGCCAACCCGCTGCGCTGGCCCTGCGGAGCCACGCAGACGAACATCCCGAGCTACGCGGGCTACGACGGCGCGGCCGAGGCGCTCGCGAGCAACGGGTACGCGGTCATCTCGATCGCGGCGAACGCGGTCAACTCCAACGACAACGAGCTCGCGCTCGACCAGGGTGCGCAGGCGCGCGGTCGCCTGATCCTCGACACGCTCGCGATCTTCCGCGACGCCAACGCGGGGGTGTCGACGACGCTGCACGACGCGCAGACGGACACGGACGTCACGCTCGCGGACGCGATGTCCGGCAACGGCGCGCTCCCGGCCGCGGGCCTGGACCCGGAGATCGTCGACATCACCCCGGCCGACCTGGTCGGACGCCTCGACTTCTCCTCGATCGGCCTCATGGGCCACTCGCGCGGCGGTGAGGGCGTCACGGCCGCGGCCACGCTCAACGCCCAGCTCGCGGACCCGTTCGAGATCGCGTCGATCCTGCCCCTCGCGCCGGTCGACTTCGGCCGCATGACTGTGCCGAGCATCCCCTCGATGGTGCTGCTGCCGTACTGCGACGGCGACGTCTCCAACCAGCAGGGCCAGCACATGAACGACGACGCGCGGTACGCGTTCGACGACGACGTGCTGCGCTCCGACGTGTGGGTCATGGGCGCGAACCACAACTTCTTCAACACCGTCTGGACGCCGGGGAAGTACCCGCTGTCGGTGTCCGACGACTGGTCCGGCACGAGCACCACGTCGGCGCGCGCGACCGACTCGGTGTGCGGCACGCAGGGTGCGGCGGTCGACACGTCGATCCGCCTGACGGCCGACGAGCAGTACGACGTGGGCACCGCGCTGCTGGCGGGCTGGTTCCGCCTGACCGTCGGCGGCGAGGACGAGTTCCTGCCGATGTTCGACGGGTCCAACGCCAAGGTCGACTCGACGGCCGACGCGGACATCCGCGTGAGCGCCACCCAGCCGGCCGGTTCCCGCGGTGACATCGAGACGTTCACCGAGCCGGGCTCGTCGGTGCGGACCTACGGCACCGCGACCGCCACGCTGTGCGCGAGCCTGTCCGGGCGCACGCTGCCCGCGACGCTCCCGTTCTGCTCGACGACGCTCGCGTCCGCCCAGGTCCCGCACTGGACCCCGGCGAGCAACGGCGCCAACGTCCCGGCGAGCCCGATGAACCGCATGCTGTGGACGTCGGGCACGGGTGAGCTGCGCATGACGATCCCGCGCACGCTGCGGGACGCCTCCGCGTGGGAGAACCTCTCGATCAAGGTGGCCCCGGACGAGTCCGTGGCCTACGGCCAGGGCACGGACCTGACCCTGACGGTCGTCGACCGCGTGGGTGCGACGTTCTCGACGCCGGTCTCCGCGCTCAACCCGAACGCGCTGGTGCGCCTGCCACAGAGCACGCAGAACCCGACGACGCTCGGCAAGATCGTGCTGCAGCAGGTCAAGCTGCCCGTCGCCGACATCACGGGCGTGGATGTCACGGACCTGCGTGAGGTGCGGCTGACCGCGGCCGTCGGGATCGACGGCCTGGTCACGGGCGGTGCGTACCTGTCCGACCTCGCGTTCGAGACCCCGGCGGTCGGCACGGCCGACGCGCAGCCCGAGGTCGCGGTCGGCACCGGGTTCGTCCGGGTCGAGGAGGGCGTGGGACCGGGCGAGGCGCTCGTGCCGGTCACGCTGTCCCGTGCGGCAGCCGCGCCGGTGACGGCGTACGTCACGGTCGCGGGCGGCACCACGGCGACCTCGAAGGCCGCGCTGGCCATGAAGAAGATCACGTTCGCCCCCGGGCAGACGTGCACCACTGTGCCGGTCGCCACGTACGGCGACGTCGCGGCGAGCGCGTCGGCGTCCACGGCCTACAAGATCTCGGTGACCAACACGAGCGGCGCCGTCATGGGCTCGAGCGCGTTCGCGCAGCTCGTCGTCCGCGAGGACGACGGCACCACGGGCTCGGCGCAGCCGATCGCTCCGGTGGGTGAGCAGGGTGACCCGTGCGTCGAGGTCGCACCCACGGCCGGCACGCTCGACGCGGGCTCCGCGCCCGTGGCACCCGGCGGGACCGTGACCGTCACCGGCAGCGGGTTCCGTGCGTTCGAGTCCGTCGCGTTCTCGCTCGACGGCGTGAGCCTCGGCTCGGCCGTCTCCGCCGCGGACGGCTCCGTGAGCGCCGAGCTCGTCGTCCCGGCGGGAGCCACGCTGGGCGAGCAGACCCTGACCGCGGTCGCCGCGGGCACGGGTCGCACGGCTCGGGGCACGGTCACCGTGCTCGCACCGACGAGCACCGAGCTCGCCCTGGCCCCCGCGCTCCCGGCGATCGGTGAGCCCGTCACGCTGACCGCCACGGTCACGGGTGCCGACACCGCGGGTGAGGTCACGTTCCACGACGGCGCCACGGTCCTGGGCACGTCGCAGGTCGTGGACGGCGTGGCGACGCTCACGCTGCCCGGCGGCTTCGCGGCCGGTGAGCACGCGGTCGGCGCGTCGTTCGGGGCCACGGGTACCGCCGCGGGCTCGACGTCCGAGGTGGTGACGTTCCTGCTGGTCAAGGGCGCCTCGACGATCGCGCTCACGCTCGACGCCGCGGCCACCGAGTACGGCGCGCCCGTCAGCGGGTCCGTGCAGGTGGGCGGCTCCGGCACGGACACGGTGACGCTGGTCTACGGCGGGACGACGAAGCAGCTCGTGCTCGCCGGCGGCTCCGCGACCTTCGCGCTCCCGGCGACGCTCGCACCGGGCACCTACACGCTCGCGGCGACGTTCGACGGCACCGCCCAGGTCGCCGCGAGCGGCACGGTGACCGCCGAGGTCACGGTGGCCCAGCGCGCCACCGTCGCCACGGTGAGCGTGCCGGGTTCCGTGACCGTGGGGGGCAAGGTCTCCGGGACGGTCACGGTCAGCGGCGCGACCGCGGGCACCGCACCGACCGGCACCGTCACGGTGCAGGTCAAGAAGGGCACGGGCGCGTGGACCACGGCGAGCACCGTGGCCCTGCGGGGCAGCGGCACCGCCGCGTTCTCCGTGACGGCACCGGCCACCGCGACCGGGCTGTCCGTGCGGGCGCGCTACGCGGGCGACGGCACGTACGCGGCGTCGACGTCCGCGTCCGACGCGGTCCGCGTCGCCAAGAAGGTCACGACCACCACGGTCAAGGCGCCGGCCCGCGCGAAGCTCGGCGCCGCGATCCCGGTGACCGTCACGGTCCGGCCGACGGCCTCGACCGCGGGTGGCACGGTGCGCGTCTACACCCGGCAGGGCTCGGGCGCGTGGGCGCTGGTCCGCACCGCCACGGTCGGCGCGGGTGGCACCGTCACGGTCTCGGTCAAGGGCAAGGCGGTGGGCGGGCTCGACGTGAAGGCGGTGCTCTCCAGCACCGGTGCGCTCGCCGCGAGCACCGGGACGGCCGCGATCACGATCACGCGGTGA
- a CDS encoding molybdopterin molybdotransferase MoeA gives MRSVQDHLGAVLAAVGPVAPLDVALHDAVGCILARDLVAPRDLPAVAVAARDGYAVAAFETEGAGYASTLTLPVAHDLRAGAATELRLAPGQAVRVASGAPVPLGADAVVPLEETDRGAVRFAMQRPAAAGQHVRPAGADVHAGEVVLAAGTRLGARQIALAAALGFGRLHVHPTPRVVLLSVGDELAEPGSSRPAQGAVFEADGHALDAAVRDAGATPVRVGILPDDRHVLREALEDQLVRADLVVVTGGLSELAGDTVKDVLATLGTVRLDHVAMTPGFRHGFGKVGGERGEDRAVPLFALQGDPVAAQVSFEVFVRPALRAMAGHTELYRPSVAARASHGWAAPVGLRQFVPATVLGTPDEGYRVTPLGDPGAPTVSALAHANALAVVGEQDTVVHAGQTVHCLVLEG, from the coding sequence ATGAGATCGGTGCAGGACCACCTGGGAGCCGTGCTCGCGGCGGTGGGGCCGGTCGCGCCCCTGGACGTCGCGCTGCACGACGCGGTGGGCTGCATCCTGGCGCGGGACCTGGTCGCACCGCGGGACCTGCCCGCGGTGGCGGTCGCCGCACGTGACGGCTACGCCGTCGCGGCGTTCGAGACCGAGGGCGCGGGGTACGCCAGCACGCTCACGCTGCCCGTCGCGCACGACCTGCGCGCGGGTGCGGCCACCGAGCTGCGGCTCGCGCCGGGCCAGGCGGTGCGCGTGGCCTCGGGCGCACCGGTCCCGCTGGGTGCGGACGCGGTGGTGCCGCTCGAGGAGACCGACCGCGGTGCGGTGCGGTTCGCGATGCAGCGGCCGGCCGCCGCCGGGCAGCACGTGCGCCCCGCGGGCGCCGACGTGCACGCGGGCGAGGTGGTGCTCGCAGCCGGCACGCGCCTGGGCGCGCGGCAGATCGCGCTCGCGGCCGCGCTGGGCTTCGGCCGGCTGCACGTGCACCCCACACCGCGCGTGGTGCTGCTCTCGGTGGGCGACGAGCTCGCCGAACCGGGCTCGTCGCGGCCCGCACAGGGTGCGGTGTTCGAGGCCGACGGCCACGCGCTCGACGCGGCGGTGCGTGACGCGGGTGCGACGCCCGTGCGCGTGGGGATCCTGCCCGACGACCGGCACGTGCTGCGCGAGGCGCTCGAGGACCAGCTGGTCCGTGCGGACCTCGTCGTGGTGACCGGCGGGCTGTCCGAGCTCGCGGGGGACACCGTGAAGGACGTGCTCGCGACGCTCGGCACGGTCCGGCTGGACCACGTGGCGATGACGCCGGGGTTCCGCCACGGGTTCGGCAAGGTCGGGGGCGAGCGGGGCGAGGACCGCGCGGTCCCGCTGTTCGCGCTGCAGGGGGACCCGGTCGCCGCGCAGGTGTCGTTCGAGGTGTTCGTGCGGCCCGCGCTGCGGGCGATGGCCGGTCACACCGAGCTGTACCGGCCGAGCGTCGCGGCGCGCGCGTCGCACGGCTGGGCCGCACCCGTGGGGCTCCGGCAGTTCGTGCCCGCGACGGTCCTCGGCACCCCCGACGAGGGCTACCGCGTGACGCCGCTGGGTGACCCGGGCGCGCCGACGGTGAGCGCGCTCGCGCATGCCAACGCCCTCGCGGTCGTCGGGGAGCAGGACACCGTGGTGCACGCGGGGCAGACCGTGCACTGCCTGGTGCTGGAGGGCTGA
- a CDS encoding 5-formyltetrahydrofolate cyclo-ligase, whose amino-acid sequence MSSAADSSTRAWAPDPEEVKEQLRTAIRTARAQRSPRLRDEAAIALADVVARIPQVLDASCVSVYASRLGEPGTGVLLELLASRGVRILLPVLGAGLQRDWAVYEGPEDLRERAPGRPPEPGGPALGPAALAEADVIVTPALAVDTAGSRLGQGGGWYDRALEHARADALVVALVFPEEVYDAQTHPLPHEPHDRRVDAYATPAGWVPLTH is encoded by the coding sequence ATGAGCAGCGCTGCCGACTCGTCGACCCGTGCCTGGGCACCGGACCCCGAGGAGGTGAAGGAGCAGCTGCGCACCGCGATCCGCACGGCCCGCGCGCAGCGCTCGCCGCGGCTGCGCGACGAGGCGGCGATCGCGCTCGCGGACGTCGTCGCCCGCATCCCTCAGGTGCTCGACGCGTCGTGCGTGTCCGTCTACGCCTCGCGCCTGGGCGAGCCCGGCACCGGTGTGCTCCTGGAGCTCCTCGCGTCGCGCGGCGTCCGCATCCTGCTGCCCGTGCTGGGCGCCGGCCTGCAGCGCGACTGGGCGGTCTACGAGGGGCCCGAGGACCTGCGCGAGCGCGCGCCCGGCCGCCCGCCCGAGCCCGGTGGGCCCGCGCTCGGACCCGCCGCGCTCGCCGAGGCCGACGTGATCGTCACCCCCGCGCTCGCGGTGGACACCGCCGGCTCACGCCTGGGTCAGGGCGGCGGCTGGTACGACCGCGCGCTCGAGCACGCCCGGGCCGACGCGCTCGTCGTCGCGCTCGTCTTCCCCGAGGAGGTCTACGACGCGCAGACCCACCCGCTCCCCCACGAGCCGCACGACCGGCGGGTCGACGCGTACGCGACGCCCGCCGGCTGGGTCCCGCTGACGCACTGA
- the galU gene encoding UTP--glucose-1-phosphate uridylyltransferase GalU — protein MTIHKAVIPAAGLGTRFLPATKSTPKEMLPVVDKPAIQYVVEEAVAAGLDDVLLITGRSKRTLADHFDAVPELEAALEAKGDTERLAKVRESTDLAHVHFVRQGQPRGLGHAVLQAKHHVGDEPFAVLLGDDLIDERDELLTTMLALQERVGGSVIALLEVPPEQISAYGCAAVEALPGEDADTVRITGLVEKPPVDEAPSNLAIIGRYVLHPAVFEVLESTAPGRGGEIQLTDALATLMDLPAEQGGGVTGVVFRGRRYDTGDRLDYLKAVVKIAVDRPDLGPDFKAWLTDYAAGL, from the coding sequence ATGACGATCCACAAGGCAGTCATCCCCGCCGCAGGACTGGGTACGCGATTCCTGCCCGCCACGAAGTCGACGCCCAAGGAGATGCTCCCCGTCGTCGACAAGCCGGCCATCCAGTACGTCGTCGAGGAGGCCGTCGCGGCCGGCCTGGACGACGTGCTGCTGATCACCGGCCGTTCCAAGCGCACGCTCGCCGACCACTTCGACGCGGTGCCCGAGCTCGAGGCCGCGCTGGAGGCCAAGGGCGACACCGAGCGGCTCGCTAAGGTCCGCGAGTCCACGGACCTGGCGCACGTGCACTTCGTGCGGCAGGGCCAGCCGCGGGGCCTGGGCCACGCGGTGCTGCAGGCCAAGCACCACGTGGGCGACGAGCCGTTCGCGGTGCTGCTGGGCGACGACCTGATCGACGAGCGCGACGAGCTGCTCACCACGATGCTCGCGCTGCAGGAGCGCGTCGGTGGTTCGGTCATCGCGCTGCTCGAGGTCCCGCCCGAGCAGATCTCCGCGTACGGCTGCGCGGCCGTGGAGGCGCTGCCCGGTGAGGATGCGGACACGGTCCGTATCACCGGCCTGGTCGAGAAGCCCCCGGTCGACGAGGCGCCGAGCAACCTGGCGATCATCGGCCGGTACGTGCTGCACCCCGCGGTGTTCGAGGTGCTCGAGAGCACGGCGCCCGGACGCGGCGGCGAGATCCAGCTGACCGACGCGCTCGCGACGCTCATGGACCTGCCGGCCGAGCAGGGCGGCGGCGTCACGGGCGTCGTCTTCCGCGGCCGCCGCTACGACACGGGCGACCGGCTCGACTACCTCAAGGCCGTGGTGAAGATCGCGGTGGACCGTCCGGACCTCGGCCCGGACTTCAAGGCGTGGCTCACGGACTACGCCGCAGGGCTCTGA
- a CDS encoding beta-N-acetylhexosaminidase, with amino-acid sequence MTDLGLVPRPVSIRQTDGAFTVGQATTVVVDPRPDLIATGVLAADLLGRVTGRLVEVRYSDEDTEPRDVVRLRLAGDDDELLPGDEAYRLDVARTRVDLLARSTAGLIHAVVTLRQLMTEAADGSWSAPCVHVDDAPRFAWRGLSVDVARHFLGLDALKVVVGLMAHYKLNVLHLHLTDDQGWRLHVPSRPHLARTSSGTAVGGGPGGHYSPSDYADLVHYAAARGIVVVPEIDVPGHVNAATHAYGELNPDGVPTPEYTGIEVGFSRLHADLPATAPFLQAVFTDVAAMTPGEYVHIGGDEVLTMAHDEYATLVGLAAGAVRAAGKKVVGWQEIATVPLEPGTVVQYWDTRADPAPFVAAARAGALLLMSPGSKAYLDMKYDEHTELGLEWAGHIDLRDAYDWEPTTLIEGVPPEAVLGVEAAVWTETIRDLDELTSMLLPRLAAVAEVAWTPPEVRDWADFRERVAAHGPFWDRVGFRWHATRQVDWPGSVRSRS; translated from the coding sequence GTGACCGACCTCGGACTCGTCCCTCGCCCCGTGTCCATCCGGCAGACCGACGGCGCCTTCACGGTGGGTCAGGCGACCACCGTCGTCGTGGACCCGCGGCCCGATCTCATCGCGACCGGCGTGCTCGCGGCCGACCTGCTCGGCCGGGTGACCGGGCGGCTCGTCGAGGTCCGGTACAGCGACGAGGACACCGAGCCCCGCGACGTGGTGCGGCTGCGCCTCGCGGGCGACGACGACGAGCTGCTGCCCGGCGACGAGGCGTACCGGCTGGACGTGGCGCGCACGCGCGTGGACCTGCTCGCGCGGTCCACGGCGGGGCTGATCCACGCGGTCGTGACGTTGCGGCAGCTGATGACGGAGGCGGCCGACGGCAGCTGGAGCGCGCCGTGCGTGCACGTCGACGACGCGCCGCGGTTCGCGTGGCGCGGCCTGTCCGTGGACGTCGCGCGGCACTTCCTGGGCCTCGACGCGCTCAAGGTCGTCGTCGGGCTCATGGCGCACTACAAGCTCAACGTGCTGCACCTGCACCTCACGGACGACCAGGGCTGGCGCCTGCACGTGCCGTCCCGGCCGCACCTGGCGCGCACGTCGTCCGGGACCGCGGTCGGGGGCGGCCCCGGCGGGCACTACTCGCCGTCCGACTACGCGGACCTGGTGCACTACGCGGCGGCGCGCGGCATCGTCGTCGTTCCGGAGATCGACGTCCCCGGGCACGTCAACGCGGCGACCCACGCGTACGGCGAGCTCAACCCGGACGGCGTGCCGACGCCCGAGTACACCGGCATCGAGGTGGGCTTCTCGCGCCTGCACGCGGACCTGCCCGCGACCGCGCCCTTCCTGCAGGCCGTGTTCACCGACGTGGCCGCGATGACGCCGGGCGAGTACGTGCACATCGGCGGTGACGAGGTCCTCACCATGGCGCACGACGAGTACGCCACCCTGGTGGGCCTCGCCGCGGGAGCCGTGCGCGCCGCGGGCAAGAAGGTGGTCGGGTGGCAGGAGATCGCCACGGTGCCCCTCGAGCCGGGCACGGTCGTGCAGTACTGGGACACGCGTGCGGACCCGGCGCCGTTCGTCGCAGCGGCACGCGCCGGCGCGCTGCTGCTGATGTCCCCGGGCTCCAAGGCGTACCTGGACATGAAGTACGACGAGCACACCGAGCTGGGCCTGGAGTGGGCGGGCCACATCGACCTGCGCGACGCCTACGACTGGGAGCCGACCACGCTGATCGAGGGCGTCCCGCCCGAGGCGGTGCTGGGCGTCGAGGCCGCGGTGTGGACCGAGACCATCCGCGACCTCGACGAGCTCACGTCGATGCTCCTGCCGCGGCTCGCCGCTGTCGCGGAGGTGGCCTGGACCCCGCCCGAGGTGCGCGACTGGGCGGACTTCCGCGAGCGTGTGGCCGCGCACGGGCCGTTCTGGGACCGCGTGGGCTTCCGGTGGCACGCCACGCGTCAGGTGGACTGGCCCGGGTCGGTCAGATCCAGGTCTTGA
- a CDS encoding GNAT family N-acetyltransferase, translating into MAQGWPAVLTDGPVRLRPLRRRDGAAWLALRAMNTTWLEPWDATSPVPVDGPRPSFGSFVRMLSAQARSGVSLPFALDHQGELVGQVTVSSITYGSLRSASIGYWLSHHVAGRGIMPTAVALTIDHCFVALGLHRVEINIRPENGPSLRVVDKLGLRDEGVRERFLHIQGQWCDHRTFALTAEEVPEGVLHRYRARHPAPPMP; encoded by the coding sequence ATGGCGCAGGGATGGCCGGCCGTCCTGACCGACGGCCCGGTGCGGCTGCGACCGTTGCGCCGCCGGGACGGCGCGGCGTGGCTCGCGCTGCGCGCGATGAACACCACGTGGCTCGAGCCGTGGGACGCCACGAGCCCTGTGCCGGTGGACGGTCCGCGGCCGTCCTTCGGCTCGTTCGTGCGGATGCTGTCCGCGCAGGCCCGGTCGGGCGTGAGCCTGCCGTTCGCGCTGGACCACCAGGGCGAGCTCGTCGGGCAGGTGACCGTCTCCTCGATCACGTACGGCTCGCTGCGCTCGGCCTCGATCGGCTACTGGCTGTCCCACCACGTCGCGGGTCGCGGCATCATGCCGACCGCGGTGGCCCTGACGATCGACCACTGCTTCGTCGCGCTCGGCCTGCACCGCGTGGAGATCAACATCCGGCCGGAGAACGGCCCCTCGCTGCGCGTCGTGGACAAGCTGGGCCTGCGCGACGAGGGAGTGCGCGAGCGGTTCCTGCACATCCAGGGGCAGTGGTGCGACCACCGGACGTTCGCGCTCACCGCGGAGGAGGTCCCGGAAGGCGTGCTGCACCGGTACCGCGCGCGGCATCCCGCGCCGCCCATGCCATGA
- a CDS encoding bile acid:sodium symporter family protein: protein MPGPSTPAPERTWWTRVRGWVDPLVAMIVAVLLLGLWWPADGAAADVLEHVRTGAIALLFFLYGARMPTHEVLAGLRSWRLQGAMLTATYVAFPVLGLLVQLLPDAVLAPELRTGLLYLALLPSTVQSSVVFTSVARGDVAGAITGATVSNVLGVVLTPLMVALLLGATTGGLDAGAVTGILFQILLPFVVGQLAQRRLGHWLRTHGGLTRVTDRATILLVAYTSVSEAQVSGAWDHVTGAALAVLAVVCAVLLAAMLALTWWGGGRLGLARPSRIALLMCGSKKSLATGLPMAAVLFSPVVAASVALPVIVFHQIQLATCAVVARRLARFG from the coding sequence GTGCCCGGCCCGTCCACCCCCGCCCCGGAGCGCACGTGGTGGACCCGCGTCAGGGGCTGGGTGGACCCGTTGGTCGCGATGATCGTCGCGGTGCTGCTGCTGGGCCTGTGGTGGCCCGCCGACGGTGCGGCCGCGGACGTGCTCGAGCACGTGCGCACGGGCGCGATCGCGCTGCTGTTCTTCCTGTACGGCGCGCGCATGCCGACGCACGAGGTGCTCGCGGGCCTGCGCAGCTGGCGCCTGCAGGGTGCGATGCTCACCGCGACCTACGTGGCCTTCCCGGTGCTCGGGCTGCTGGTCCAGCTGCTGCCCGACGCGGTGCTCGCCCCCGAGCTCCGCACCGGTCTGCTGTACCTGGCGCTGCTGCCCTCGACGGTGCAGTCGTCCGTGGTGTTCACGTCGGTCGCGCGCGGTGACGTCGCGGGGGCGATCACCGGGGCCACCGTCTCGAACGTGCTGGGCGTCGTCCTCACGCCGCTCATGGTGGCGCTGCTGCTGGGCGCGACCACGGGAGGCCTCGACGCGGGCGCGGTCACGGGGATCCTGTTCCAGATCCTCCTGCCGTTCGTCGTCGGCCAGCTCGCGCAGCGCCGCCTGGGGCACTGGCTGCGCACGCACGGCGGCCTCACGCGCGTCACGGACCGCGCGACGATCCTGCTGGTGGCGTACACGTCCGTGAGCGAGGCCCAGGTCTCCGGGGCCTGGGACCACGTCACGGGTGCGGCGCTCGCGGTGCTCGCGGTGGTGTGCGCGGTGCTGCTCGCCGCGATGCTCGCCCTCACGTGGTGGGGCGGCGGCCGGCTGGGTCTCGCGCGCCCGAGCCGGATCGCGCTGCTCATGTGCGGCTCGAAGAAGAGCCTGGCCACGGGGCTGCCCATGGCGGCCGTGCTGTTCTCCCCCGTGGTGGCGGCCAGCGTCGCGCTGCCCGTGATCGTGTTCCACCAGATCCAGCTCGCGACCTGCGCGGTCGTCGCCCGTCGGCTCGCGCGGTTCGGGTAG